The following proteins come from a genomic window of Oxyura jamaicensis isolate SHBP4307 breed ruddy duck chromosome 12, BPBGC_Ojam_1.0, whole genome shotgun sequence:
- the LOC118173450 gene encoding histone-lysine N-methyltransferase SETMAR gives MADASGGREAVAVAVGAAPPPFQYSPDNVPGADGDIDPTEITFPGCSCLTSSCVAHLCSCLRRGDNYDNLCLRPADKEEYARPIFECNAMCQCGESCQNRVVQRGLQFRLEVFKTAKKGWGLRTLEFIAKGRFVCEYAGEVLGFNEARRRIQAQKPQDSNYIIAVREHLHSGQVMETFVDPTYIGNVGRFLNHSCEPNLFMVPVRVDSMVPKLALFAATDISAGEELSYDYSGRFCNSPLTDREQKTSEEDNRLRKPCYCGSRACASFLPWDGSLFSTPDRGSESSS, from the exons atGGCGGACGCGAGCGGCGGGCGCGAGGCGGTGGCGGTGGCGGtgggggcggccccgccgccatttCAG TACAGCCCAGACAACGTGCCTGGAGCAGATGGCGACATTGACCCCACCGAGATCACCTTCCCGGGATGTTCCTGTCTAACCAGCTCCTGTGTGGCTCACCTGTGCTCCTGCCTTCGCCGAGGTGACAATTACGACAACCTGTGCCTCAGGCCTGCAGACAAAGAGGAGTACGCCAGGCCGATCTTCGAATGCAACGCCATGTGCCAGTGTGGTGAATCCTGTCAGAACAGGGTTGTTCAGAGGGGTTTGCAGTTCAGGCTTGAAGTGTTCAAGACTGCTAAGAAAGGGTGGGGTCTCCGCACACTGGAATTCATAGCTAAGGGAAGGTTTGTTTGTGAATATGCAGGTGAAGTGTTAGGCTTCAATGAGGCACGGAGAAGAATTCAGGCCCAGAAACCGCAGGACTCAAACTATATCATAGCAGTGCGGGAACACCTCCATAGCGGTCAGGTAATGGAGACGTTTGTTGACCCTACGTACATCGGTAATGTAGGCAGATTCCTGAATCACTCTTGTGAACCAAATTTATTTATGGTGCCAGTTCGAGTTGACTCAATGGTGCCTAAACTGGCACTTTTTGCAGCCACAGATATTTCTGCTGGAGAGGAACTTTCTTACGATTACTCTGGGAGATTCTGTAATTCACCACTAACCgacagagaacaaaaaacttcagaagAAGATAACAGACTGAGAAAGCCATGCTACTGTGGTTCCCGTGCATgtgcttccttcctgccttgGGATGGCTCCCTGTTCTCCACACCAGACAGAGGTTCAGAGAGCTCTTCATAG